A window of the Syntrophales bacterium genome harbors these coding sequences:
- a CDS encoding GAF domain-containing protein codes for MSDQNDYFKTITRVSRVFGSTMKRDEILNLIVRSAAETMEGKAAALFLLDENRGTYVLAASTGLSKGYVHSDISHIRKIMPELTGKGFIYYRDAATDPGSSDNNREHKKREGIVSLLVVPVMVRGEMIGTLALYTAEPREFTDREIAFLTVLAEHGGMAIETARLIQKLRDNNRIFIELAADINASLDLKDILQALTSNVAEALGVKAASIRLLDEQRKHLTLVASHGLSDTYLNKGPVSAEKSIAQALSGKSVVIKDASRNEGVQYREAKKKEGIVSILCVPIRAKDEVIGVLRLYSSILKDFTEDEIMHVTALASQGGLAIQNAVLYLMLQSDMKELKEETWRHRSWF; via the coding sequence ATGAGCGATCAAAACGACTATTTCAAAACGATAACGAGAGTTTCGCGGGTCTTTGGAAGTACCATGAAGCGAGACGAAATTCTGAATCTGATAGTGCGCAGTGCGGCAGAGACAATGGAGGGCAAGGCGGCCGCCCTGTTTCTGCTCGACGAGAACAGGGGAACCTATGTTCTCGCGGCCAGCACCGGGCTTTCCAAAGGCTATGTGCATTCGGATATCAGCCATATCAGGAAGATAATGCCGGAGCTCACGGGAAAGGGCTTTATCTATTACCGTGATGCCGCCACGGATCCCGGATCGAGTGACAACAACCGGGAGCATAAGAAACGGGAAGGCATCGTCTCCCTTCTTGTTGTACCAGTGATGGTCCGGGGGGAAATGATCGGTACCCTTGCCTTGTACACGGCGGAGCCTCGGGAGTTCACCGATCGAGAAATCGCGTTCCTGACCGTTCTCGCGGAGCATGGAGGCATGGCAATAGAAACTGCCCGTCTGATTCAGAAACTCAGGGACAACAACCGGATTTTCATCGAGCTCGCGGCGGATATCAACGCGAGCCTGGACCTGAAGGACATTCTGCAGGCGCTGACGAGCAATGTAGCCGAGGCCCTCGGCGTCAAGGCGGCAAGCATCCGCCTTCTCGATGAACAGCGAAAGCATCTGACCCTTGTCGCCAGCCACGGCCTCAGCGATACGTATCTGAACAAGGGACCCGTTTCGGCGGAGAAAAGCATCGCCCAGGCCCTTTCGGGTAAATCGGTGGTCATTAAAGACGCTTCCCGGAACGAGGGCGTGCAGTACAGGGAGGCGAAGAAAAAAGAAGGTATTGTTTCTATCCTCTGTGTTCCCATCAGGGCAAAGGACGAGGTCATCGGTGTCCTTCGTCTATACAGCAGTATTTTGAAGGACTTTACGGAGGACGAGATAATGCACGTAACGGCCCTGGCATCCCAGGGGGGGCTGGCGATCCAGAATGCTGTCCTGTATCTGATGCTACAGAGCGACATGAAGGAGCTGAAGGAGGAAACCTGGAGACACCGCAGCTGGTTCTGA
- a CDS encoding LysM peptidoglycan-binding domain-containing protein: MKKNTLSLCAAVMICFSLSPTPVFALSDIINVRHWTAPDNTRIVIDTGSEARYDVQEKDQKLVIDIFHSELLPDVALEYPLNVPAVKGIQVVPLPGDTTRVEVALGEQVVAKVFTLGQILDKPHRIVIDVRIPEVEQREADERIRIADLEAKRIVVIDPGHGGEDPGAIGRLGTREKDIVLMIARELRTMLAERGYQVFLTRDGDYFVSLEQRGRIARQYNADLFISIHADAAPVRSARGSSVYCLSTIGASNEAARLLAASQNLSDILGGDPGTGGNDEADPIILNMLQTESLNQSRSFGSIALANLKRANDLKFATVQGAPFRVLKLPDITSVLVETAYLSNYQEELLLKNTEFRKDIAWAIAASVTEYLPNQVSAEFRERDVRYRPQSPSIVLAREEITYTVRKGDRLERIAVDHGTTVRTLMEMNNIRSRDRIYVGQQLNIPGGGLADVPEPTPAVYTVEAGDTLERVARRYGVSMTDLARMNSIRSHDLIYVGQRLTLKSAASSSTASAAPDRPSTHVVARGDTLEQISRRYGVSMGELMRFNNIRSRDRIFVGQRLTLKSAASSSRASASPDRPSTHVIARGDTLERISHRYSVAVDDLVHANNLKSRNHIQAGQKIIIPAASDKNTGSVRKPEQLYTVSRGDTLGTIARRFGTSIETLMAANSLESRDRIFAGQQITIPR, encoded by the coding sequence ATGAAAAAAAATACCCTTTCATTGTGTGCGGCGGTCATGATCTGTTTTTCTCTGTCCCCGACCCCTGTTTTTGCACTCAGCGACATTATCAACGTCCGGCACTGGACAGCTCCCGACAACACCAGAATTGTCATCGACACCGGTTCAGAGGCTCGTTATGACGTCCAGGAGAAGGATCAGAAACTTGTCATAGACATTTTTCATTCGGAGCTGCTGCCCGATGTCGCCCTTGAATACCCTCTCAATGTGCCTGCCGTCAAGGGAATTCAGGTCGTTCCCCTGCCGGGAGACACCACCCGCGTTGAGGTGGCCCTCGGGGAGCAGGTTGTTGCGAAGGTCTTCACGCTCGGTCAAATCCTTGACAAGCCCCACCGGATTGTAATTGACGTCAGAATCCCCGAAGTGGAACAGAGGGAAGCCGATGAACGGATACGAATCGCCGACCTCGAAGCTAAAAGGATCGTTGTCATCGATCCCGGGCATGGTGGAGAAGATCCCGGTGCCATAGGGCGTCTTGGAACGCGTGAAAAAGACATCGTTCTCATGATTGCCCGGGAGCTGCGGACGATGCTTGCGGAACGCGGGTACCAGGTGTTTCTGACCCGCGACGGCGACTATTTCGTTTCCCTGGAACAGAGGGGCAGGATTGCCCGCCAGTACAATGCCGATCTTTTCATCAGCATCCATGCCGACGCGGCGCCGGTTCGATCGGCCCGGGGATCATCGGTGTACTGCCTCTCGACCATAGGCGCGAGCAACGAAGCGGCGCGGCTCCTCGCGGCGAGCCAGAATCTTTCCGACATTCTTGGCGGTGATCCCGGTACCGGAGGCAACGATGAAGCGGATCCCATCATCCTGAACATGCTGCAGACGGAATCTCTCAACCAGTCCCGTTCCTTCGGTTCCATAGCCCTTGCGAACCTCAAGCGGGCAAACGATCTCAAGTTCGCGACCGTCCAGGGAGCGCCTTTCCGCGTCCTCAAGCTTCCAGACATAACATCAGTTCTGGTCGAAACGGCTTACCTGTCGAATTACCAGGAAGAACTCCTGCTTAAAAACACGGAGTTCCGAAAAGATATCGCCTGGGCCATAGCCGCTTCCGTCACGGAATACCTGCCTAACCAGGTATCCGCTGAATTCAGGGAGCGTGACGTCCGGTACCGTCCCCAGTCCCCCTCCATCGTTCTCGCGCGGGAGGAAATCACATACACAGTCAGAAAAGGGGACCGGCTGGAGCGGATAGCGGTCGATCACGGGACCACCGTGCGGACGCTTATGGAAATGAACAACATTCGTTCCCGCGACCGTATATACGTGGGCCAGCAGCTGAACATTCCCGGCGGGGGCTTAGCCGACGTTCCGGAACCGACTCCAGCGGTCTATACCGTGGAGGCGGGTGACACCCTGGAACGGGTGGCCAGGCGGTATGGTGTGTCCATGACGGATCTGGCAAGGATGAACAGCATCCGTTCGCATGACCTCATCTATGTCGGTCAGCGTCTCACTCTTAAGAGCGCCGCCTCGTCATCCACGGCATCCGCCGCTCCGGACCGTCCATCGACCCATGTCGTTGCCCGGGGTGACACACTGGAGCAGATATCACGCCGTTATGGCGTTTCCATGGGTGAGTTGATGCGTTTCAACAATATTCGTTCCCGTGACCGCATTTTCGTCGGTCAGCGTCTCACTCTTAAGAGCGCCGCCTCGTCGTCCAGGGCATCCGCCTCTCCGGACCGTCCATCGACCCATGTTATTGCCCGGGGCGATACGCTGGAGCGGATATCGCACCGCTACAGCGTGGCCGTGGATGACCTGGTTCACGCAAACAACCTCAAGTCACGAAACCATATCCAGGCAGGGCAGAAAATTATCATCCCCGCCGCAAGCGATAAAAACACCGGAAGCGTCCGAAAGCCTGAACAGCTCTACACCGTCAGCCGGGGAGACACGCTCGGGACCATCGCGAGACGGTTTGGCACCAGTATAGAAACGCTGATGGCTGCCAACAGTCTTGAATCTCGTGACCGGATATTCGCGGGGCAACAAATTACAATCCCGAGATGA
- a CDS encoding helix-turn-helix transcriptional regulator, translated as MNEMLTTKELSEMLRLNEKKVYQLVRDGNVPRVRIAGKWLFPRNHITRWIDENVERERDISIAGSDDVLLSRLLARYSRENLPEALAFYAPVGSIAGIHALVQGKCQACCAHILDLETGEYNIPYVKRHLGDHHLSVIALWRRKQGLIVKAGNPKGIKGIRDLAAEDVRFVGRNKESGTAVLFEYLVRQEGLNDNNRPRNTGTVDSHMETAMTVFFEEADCGLGIEYVTHPLGLEFIPLKDERFDLVIPGELVATAPMKRFIEFLEPSSLSKLTRNIPGYDVREAGKIIYSQ; from the coding sequence ATGAACGAAATGCTTACGACCAAAGAACTGTCAGAGATGCTTCGGCTCAATGAAAAGAAGGTGTACCAGCTCGTTCGCGACGGTAATGTTCCGCGGGTGCGCATAGCCGGCAAATGGCTCTTTCCTCGTAATCACATAACGCGGTGGATCGACGAAAACGTTGAGCGTGAACGGGATATTTCCATTGCCGGCAGCGACGATGTTCTCCTGTCGAGGCTGCTCGCCAGGTACTCCCGGGAAAATCTCCCCGAAGCACTGGCCTTCTATGCCCCCGTAGGAAGCATCGCCGGTATTCATGCCCTGGTGCAGGGCAAGTGCCAAGCCTGCTGCGCGCACATCCTGGACCTGGAAACGGGTGAATACAACATCCCCTACGTCAAGCGCCACCTGGGCGACCATCACCTGAGCGTCATTGCGCTCTGGCGCAGGAAGCAGGGTCTTATCGTCAAGGCGGGCAATCCCAAGGGTATAAAGGGCATCAGGGACCTGGCAGCGGAAGATGTCCGCTTCGTCGGTCGGAATAAAGAATCGGGAACCGCGGTGCTTTTTGAATATCTCGTTCGACAAGAGGGACTCAACGACAATAACCGTCCCCGGAATACGGGTACTGTCGACAGCCACATGGAAACGGCCATGACGGTCTTTTTTGAAGAGGCCGACTGTGGTCTCGGCATTGAGTATGTGACACACCCCCTGGGTCTCGAATTCATTCCCCTCAAGGACGAGCGGTTTGATCTTGTCATTCCCGGAGAGCTGGTGGCGACGGCGCCCATGAAGCGTTTCATCGAATTTCTCGAGCCGTCATCCCTGTCGAAGCTGACACGGAACATTCCCGGATACGATGTGCGGGAGGCCGGGAAAATCATATATTCTCAGTAA
- the phaC gene encoding class III poly(R)-hydroxyalkanoic acid synthase subunit PhaC, translated as MTQPKIPLDLILDKLSEDAEKTQERVARASEVLLGPLSSNIAETPYEVVYEEDRVKLKHYLLEGEQQLRVPLLVVYALINRETMLDLQPDRSVVKTFLNEGIDLYMIDWGYPTRKDRFLTIDDHVNGYMNNVVDLIRKRHDLEKINLMGICMGGTFCVIYSALYPEKIKNLITTVTPTNFDTDTGLLHVWMKNIDVDRFVDSYGNIPADLMNLGFLLMNPPRLMIDKYVGFFENMDNKAFVENFVRMEKWIFDSPDVPGETFRQFIKDGYQKNLLIQSRMEVGGRRVDLKNLTMPILNFYGLYDHLVPPAACDMLIHKTGSTDATNIALDTGHIGIYVSSKSQREFAPRIAQWLKERDEPKRSRNKKGAPEGKAPGKKSGGTGWKSGGEGVSPAGKMAAGTTVSEQEELQRAVGEKP; from the coding sequence ATGACACAGCCAAAGATACCCCTTGATCTCATCCTGGACAAGTTGTCTGAAGATGCTGAAAAAACACAGGAGCGGGTTGCGCGGGCCTCGGAGGTTCTTCTTGGTCCCCTGTCGTCGAATATTGCCGAGACTCCCTATGAGGTGGTCTATGAAGAAGACAGGGTCAAACTCAAGCACTACCTGCTCGAAGGCGAACAGCAGCTCAGAGTGCCGCTGCTGGTTGTCTACGCGCTTATCAACCGAGAGACCATGCTGGACCTTCAGCCCGACCGGAGTGTGGTGAAGACCTTTCTCAATGAGGGAATCGATCTGTACATGATCGATTGGGGCTATCCTACCCGTAAAGACCGGTTCCTTACGATCGATGACCATGTGAACGGCTATATGAACAACGTGGTCGACCTGATCCGCAAACGGCACGATCTTGAAAAAATAAACCTCATGGGCATCTGCATGGGGGGCACCTTTTGCGTCATTTACTCGGCCCTGTATCCCGAAAAAATCAAGAACCTCATCACCACCGTTACCCCGACCAATTTCGACACCGACACGGGCCTCCTCCATGTATGGATGAAAAACATCGATGTGGACCGGTTCGTGGACAGCTACGGCAATATTCCCGCAGACCTGATGAATTTAGGGTTTCTCCTGATGAACCCGCCTCGGCTCATGATTGACAAATACGTTGGTTTTTTTGAGAACATGGACAACAAAGCCTTCGTGGAGAACTTTGTTCGTATGGAGAAGTGGATTTTTGACAGTCCCGATGTTCCCGGTGAAACATTCAGGCAGTTTATAAAAGACGGTTATCAAAAGAATCTGCTGATCCAGAGCAGGATGGAGGTCGGCGGGCGCAGGGTTGACCTGAAGAATCTTACCATGCCGATCCTCAATTTTTATGGCCTTTACGATCACCTGGTTCCGCCCGCGGCCTGTGACATGCTGATTCATAAGACCGGCAGTACCGACGCAACGAACATCGCACTCGATACAGGCCACATAGGTATATATGTCAGTTCGAAAAGTCAGAGGGAGTTCGCGCCCAGGATCGCCCAGTGGCTCAAAGAACGGGACGAACCGAAACGGTCTCGAAACAAGAAAGGTGCCCCGGAGGGAAAAGCGCCCGGGAAGAAGTCCGGAGGAACCGGGTGGAAGTCCGGGGGGGAAGGGGTTTCCCCGGCCGGAAAAATGGCGGCCGGAACAACCGTCTCTGAACAGGAAGAGTTACAAAGGGCTGTGGGGGAAAAACCATGA
- a CDS encoding MaoC family dehydratase: protein MDLIGIPVDRIRAGDQARIQKTITDADIILFAGVSTDQNPAHINEEYAKTTMFKKRIAHGALSSSLVSAVLGMKLPGAGTIYISQFSKFTAPVYIGDTITAVVEAKEVITEKNRVIFRTWCENQNGTMVMDGEAVVMPPRPEKH from the coding sequence ATGGACCTTATCGGAATACCCGTCGACCGTATCAGGGCAGGGGATCAAGCCAGGATTCAGAAAACCATAACCGATGCGGATATCATCCTTTTTGCCGGTGTGTCCACGGACCAGAACCCCGCGCACATTAATGAGGAATACGCCAAAACGACCATGTTCAAGAAAAGAATCGCCCATGGCGCCTTGAGTTCGAGCCTGGTCTCGGCGGTCCTCGGAATGAAGCTTCCGGGTGCGGGAACCATTTACATCAGTCAGTTCTCAAAGTTTACGGCACCCGTCTATATAGGCGACACCATCACGGCCGTTGTGGAGGCGAAGGAAGTCATAACCGAAAAAAATCGCGTGATCTTTCGAACCTGGTGCGAAAATCAGAATGGAACAATGGTGATGGATGGAGAAGCGGTGGTCATGCCACCAAGGCCTGAAAAACACTAG
- a CDS encoding mannose-1-phosphate guanylyltransferase, with amino-acid sequence MLHAVIMAGGRGTRFWPASRETRPKQFLAITGEKSLLQQTVDRILPLIPPEHIIVVTGEVCREETCRHLPELPAENIIAEPLGRNTAPCIGLAALFIRKKNPRGIMVVLPADHAVTNEDAFRGVITRAAAAAAAEPSLVTIGIRPSLPETGFGYIERGEPAALSTDADIYRVAAFREKPDAETARSFLEKGTFYWNSGIFVWTIPVIMDAIAGNLPDLYGELLALEPTLGTDGEAAAIRAAYERISPVSIDYGVMEKTPNVLIVTGDFGWNDLGSWDALAELAPKDERGNVLRGTVVAVDTNNALVLGRGKLIALVGVEDIVVVEQDDAILVLKRGKSQDVRKVVDHLEHNDLKRFL; translated from the coding sequence ATGCTGCACGCAGTTATCATGGCGGGGGGACGGGGAACCCGTTTCTGGCCCGCCAGCAGAGAGACACGACCCAAACAGTTCCTGGCCATAACGGGCGAGAAATCTCTGTTGCAACAAACAGTTGACCGGATTCTCCCCCTGATCCCCCCGGAACATATCATCGTTGTTACCGGCGAGGTCTGCCGGGAGGAAACCTGCCGGCACCTTCCTGAACTGCCGGCTGAAAATATCATTGCTGAACCCTTGGGCAGAAACACGGCTCCCTGCATCGGGCTGGCCGCCCTTTTCATCAGGAAAAAGAATCCCCGGGGGATCATGGTCGTGCTTCCCGCGGACCACGCGGTGACCAATGAAGACGCGTTCCGGGGCGTGATCACCCGGGCGGCGGCGGCGGCGGCGGCGGAGCCCTCCCTGGTGACCATCGGTATCAGACCGAGCTTGCCGGAAACGGGCTTCGGCTACATCGAGCGCGGTGAACCGGCAGCCCTCTCCACGGACGCTGATATTTACCGGGTCGCCGCCTTCAGGGAAAAACCCGATGCAGAGACTGCCCGCTCGTTTCTCGAAAAAGGGACTTTTTACTGGAACAGCGGTATCTTCGTCTGGACGATACCGGTCATCATGGATGCCATCGCCGGGAACCTTCCCGACTTGTACGGCGAGCTCCTGGCTCTGGAACCCACCTTGGGCACAGACGGCGAAGCCGCTGCTATTCGAGCCGCTTACGAACGGATCAGCCCCGTATCCATCGACTACGGTGTCATGGAAAAAACACCGAACGTTCTGATCGTCACCGGGGATTTCGGCTGGAACGATCTGGGAAGCTGGGACGCCCTGGCCGAACTGGCGCCGAAAGATGAACGGGGAAATGTGCTTCGGGGGACCGTCGTGGCCGTCGACACAAACAACGCGCTTGTCCTGGGAAGGGGAAAACTGATCGCCCTCGTCGGGGTGGAGGATATCGTGGTCGTAGAACAGGATGACGCTATCCTGGTGTTGAAGCGCGGGAAATCCCAGGACGTGAGGAAGGTGGTGGACCACCTGGAACACAATGACCTGAAGAGGTTTCTCTAG
- a CDS encoding TerB family tellurite resistance protein, giving the protein MGTGNISRQGATFQQWIQDGADYSVDTAQRFAIFMDILRKRGNGYIDHLRSGQPPVLAFNYEIILDGRHFERPVNHALVRIVDRGERKDIRTDDMKRRCKPPKRPALRKRPIVVIDPRAGHGPGIGGSSMDSKVGKALDNGFTVYFVLFYTNPMPGQTLADVEHAMVRFIEEIMRLHPHDDSPIIIGNCQAGWAAALLCADRPDITGPLVLNGAPLSYWAGVEGANPMRYRGGLLGGAWLTALLSDLGHGIFDGANLVYNFESLNPANTLWAKQYYLYANVDTEEERYLEFEKWWGGFFNLSDEEIHFIVSNLFVGNKLERGRLELRPGKTIDIRNIESPIVVFASWGDNITPPQQALNWIPRVYGSVEELKKAGQVIVYIIHENIGHLGIFVSKSVAKKEHRNIIGHFDMIDYLPPGLYEMVIDGDPETGEFAARFEERTMADITSMADDGESEKSFEFVHAVSDWNESMYGVFLRPWIKMGTTELTGELMRWMHPLRLQRVMISDMNPSLKPLKHIADLARRHRKPLNGGNPFLEMEKRFSEYMAGILNLYRDARDRYQELTFRMVYENDLLKTFFRPAEDVGSQAGGMTVEEPDISAVKPLPEPEEGGYGEGLIRAIAAMVRSTPTISRRHYGIALDIAQTHKVLQKLHPRDFRRMIRVQARLLEIDEGRAIAALAKLIRSEEERRDAMGIVRRVALADGVYTYREKEMLEKISYALEIDKQPGKSSSNVFPVR; this is encoded by the coding sequence ATGGGAACAGGAAATATCAGCCGACAGGGAGCGACTTTTCAACAATGGATACAGGACGGTGCCGACTACAGTGTCGATACCGCCCAGCGGTTTGCCATCTTCATGGATATCCTCAGAAAGCGGGGCAACGGTTACATTGACCACTTGCGGAGCGGCCAGCCTCCCGTCCTGGCGTTCAATTACGAGATCATTCTTGACGGGCGCCACTTTGAGAGACCCGTCAATCACGCCCTGGTCCGTATCGTGGATCGGGGAGAAAGAAAAGACATTCGAACCGATGACATGAAACGGCGCTGCAAACCCCCGAAGCGACCTGCCTTGAGAAAGAGGCCCATCGTCGTTATCGATCCCAGAGCCGGCCATGGCCCGGGAATAGGCGGGTCCAGCATGGACTCGAAAGTAGGCAAGGCCCTGGATAACGGGTTTACGGTTTACTTTGTACTGTTCTATACGAACCCGATGCCGGGGCAGACATTGGCAGACGTGGAGCACGCCATGGTGAGGTTTATCGAGGAGATCATGAGACTGCACCCTCATGATGACAGTCCGATCATCATCGGCAACTGTCAAGCCGGATGGGCGGCGGCGCTGCTCTGCGCCGACAGGCCGGACATCACCGGTCCCCTGGTCCTGAACGGCGCTCCCCTTTCGTACTGGGCGGGCGTCGAGGGGGCAAATCCGATGCGCTATCGGGGAGGTCTCCTGGGCGGTGCCTGGTTGACTGCACTGTTAAGCGACCTTGGGCATGGCATCTTTGACGGTGCCAACCTGGTGTACAATTTCGAATCCTTGAACCCGGCGAACACCCTCTGGGCCAAACAATACTACCTCTACGCCAATGTTGACACAGAGGAAGAGCGGTACCTGGAATTCGAAAAATGGTGGGGTGGTTTTTTCAATCTTTCCGATGAGGAAATTCATTTTATCGTGAGCAACCTTTTTGTGGGCAATAAACTGGAGCGGGGAAGGCTGGAGCTCCGCCCCGGCAAAACCATCGACATACGGAACATAGAAAGCCCCATCGTGGTATTTGCCTCCTGGGGCGACAATATTACACCGCCTCAACAGGCCCTCAACTGGATTCCACGCGTTTACGGTTCAGTGGAAGAACTCAAAAAGGCGGGCCAGGTCATAGTGTACATTATCCACGAAAACATCGGCCACTTGGGCATTTTTGTCTCAAAAAGTGTGGCGAAAAAAGAACATCGCAATATAATCGGCCATTTTGATATGATCGATTATCTTCCGCCCGGGCTCTACGAAATGGTGATCGACGGTGACCCCGAAACGGGAGAATTCGCAGCTCGCTTCGAAGAACGTACCATGGCGGACATTACATCCATGGCCGACGATGGGGAAAGTGAAAAAAGCTTCGAGTTTGTCCATGCTGTTTCGGACTGGAACGAGTCCATGTACGGGGTGTTTTTGAGGCCGTGGATCAAGATGGGGACGACGGAGTTGACGGGGGAACTGATGCGGTGGATGCACCCTCTGCGCCTTCAGAGAGTCATGATATCTGACATGAACCCCTCACTGAAACCCCTGAAGCACATCGCCGACCTGGCCCGCAGACACAGAAAACCTCTCAACGGGGGAAATCCTTTTCTCGAAATGGAGAAACGCTTTTCCGAGTATATGGCGGGCATCCTCAATCTCTACCGCGATGCCCGTGACCGCTACCAGGAGCTGACGTTCCGGATGGTCTACGAAAACGATCTGTTGAAGACGTTCTTCAGACCTGCCGAAGACGTGGGGTCTCAAGCGGGGGGGATGACCGTCGAAGAACCGGACATTTCGGCAGTAAAGCCCCTTCCCGAACCGGAAGAGGGAGGCTATGGAGAGGGGCTGATCCGCGCGATTGCCGCCATGGTTCGATCGACACCTACCATCAGCCGCCGTCACTACGGAATAGCTTTGGATATAGCGCAGACGCACAAAGTCTTGCAGAAGCTGCATCCTCGTGATTTCAGGCGCATGATTCGGGTCCAGGCGAGATTACTGGAGATTGATGAAGGCCGGGCGATAGCGGCGCTGGCGAAGCTTATCCGGAGCGAGGAGGAACGGCGGGATGCCATGGGGATCGTCAGGCGGGTGGCTCTCGCAGACGGTGTGTACACGTACCGTGAAAAGGAAATGCTTGAAAAAATTTCTTACGCTTTGGAAATCGATAAACAGCCGGGGAAATCTTCTTCAAACGTCTTCCCGGTACGGTGA
- a CDS encoding GNAT family N-acetyltransferase: MPEISIDTWRNAVVSPEKIIDNIDPGMKIFLGTGAAEPRTLIKAILSSKARNLRDLELIQLISLGDALPRDQDQDYKYRLKTFFSGYVASDAIRQGRVDYIPTISSRVPRLISAGIIDVNATFVQITPPDKRGYVSLGAVADASRQAMERSTLVVGEISRDIPYTMGNTFVHIDTFDYLIEATEPPLYFPRWPVTEVYRDLALNVASMVEDGSCIGYTFGPLFEALVEPLSRKKDLSIHSLIMTDALMELIESGAVSNRGKRFFTNKSVISYAQGTKELYRWLDGNPTIEFQGVDTIMDPLIMGSLEKYVKILPARKIDLTGIVALQVGKQNVTLDPGEVHSVFMGVALSPGGRAIFALPSRNRFGTPNIILSAKEYPNQFTNQESLDLVITEFGIASMRGRTQRERALALIDIAHPDDRQSLVEAAKEANILYRDQIYLTESGHCYPHEISFRHTFKDRLSVWFRPIKPSDEDDMRKLFYRFSDQSVYYRYFTPLKTMPHMQMQEYVNIDYRDVMSIVGIIVEEGVERIIAEGRYAHLQNSSYAEMAIVVDEQYVGMGIAAYLLDLLINTAIKQGIRGFKADVLTENKPMLKVFEKSRYPMHAVVKSGVYEVTIPFTTERGEVPSKNDGS; the protein is encoded by the coding sequence ATGCCTGAAATTTCCATTGACACTTGGAGAAACGCCGTGGTTTCTCCCGAAAAAATTATTGATAACATCGATCCGGGGATGAAAATATTCCTGGGAACCGGCGCGGCGGAGCCGCGGACCCTCATCAAGGCCATACTGAGCTCAAAGGCGAGAAACCTCAGGGATCTCGAATTAATACAGTTGATAAGCTTGGGAGACGCACTCCCCCGGGACCAGGACCAGGATTACAAGTATCGCCTGAAAACCTTTTTTTCGGGCTACGTTGCAAGCGATGCCATCCGCCAGGGGCGGGTCGATTATATTCCCACGATATCGTCCCGGGTCCCCCGCCTGATCAGCGCGGGGATTATTGATGTGAATGCCACTTTCGTCCAGATCACCCCTCCGGACAAGCGCGGGTACGTAAGTCTCGGCGCCGTCGCCGATGCCTCCCGTCAGGCCATGGAGCGGTCGACTCTGGTTGTCGGGGAAATCAGTCGGGACATTCCCTACACCATGGGGAACACCTTTGTTCACATAGACACATTCGACTACCTGATTGAAGCCACGGAACCGCCTCTGTACTTCCCCCGCTGGCCTGTCACGGAAGTGTATAGAGACCTTGCCCTGAACGTTGCCTCCATGGTGGAGGACGGAAGCTGCATCGGCTACACCTTCGGCCCCCTTTTCGAAGCCCTCGTGGAACCGCTGTCACGGAAGAAAGACCTGTCCATTCACTCCCTCATCATGACGGATGCCCTCATGGAGCTTATCGAAAGCGGTGCCGTGTCAAACAGAGGAAAACGGTTTTTCACAAACAAGAGTGTCATCTCTTATGCCCAGGGCACGAAGGAGTTGTATCGATGGCTTGACGGGAACCCCACCATTGAATTCCAGGGTGTGGACACGATAATGGACCCTCTTATCATGGGCAGTCTCGAGAAATACGTCAAGATCCTGCCGGCGCGGAAAATCGACCTGACGGGCATCGTAGCCCTGCAGGTGGGAAAACAGAACGTGACCCTGGATCCCGGCGAAGTACACTCAGTGTTCATGGGTGTTGCCCTTTCCCCGGGCGGACGTGCCATATTCGCCCTTCCGAGCCGCAACCGGTTCGGTACTCCTAATATCATCCTGTCGGCAAAGGAATATCCCAACCAGTTTACAAACCAGGAATCACTGGATCTTGTCATCACCGAATTCGGAATCGCCTCCATGCGCGGGCGGACCCAGCGGGAACGGGCCCTCGCGCTGATCGACATAGCCCACCCCGATGACCGGCAAAGCCTGGTGGAAGCGGCGAAGGAGGCCAACATATTGTACAGGGATCAGATTTACCTGACGGAGTCGGGCCACTGTTACCCCCATGAAATCTCCTTCCGCCACACCTTCAAAGACAGACTTTCCGTATGGTTCCGTCCCATAAAACCTTCCGACGAAGATGACATGCGCAAGCTGTTTTATCGGTTCTCCGACCAGTCCGTCTATTACCGGTACTTCACACCCCTGAAAACGATGCCCCATATGCAGATGCAGGAATATGTCAATATCGATTACCGCGATGTCATGTCCATCGTGGGCATTATCGTGGAAGAAGGAGTGGAGCGTATCATTGCCGAGGGACGCTATGCCCATCTGCAGAACAGTTCCTATGCCGAAATGGCCATCGTTGTCGATGAACAGTATGTCGGCATGGGGATTGCCGCCTATCTGCTGGACTTGCTCATCAACACGGCAATCAAGCAAGGCATAAGGGGCTTCAAGGCCGATGTGCTGACGGAAAACAAGCCTATGCTCAAGGTCTTTGAAAAATCCCGGTACCCCATGCACGCCGTTGTCAAGTCCGGTGTTTATGAAGTCACCATACCCTTCACCACGGAGAGAGGGGAAGTCCCGTCAAAAAACGACGGCTCGTGA